The DNA window CCGTCATGGTCGACAATCGAATAATGGGTGGTTTCCGGTTTCTCATGCGGCTCCATGCCGGGCTGCACGTTTTCCGACGGCGTGGCTTTGTCCGCGACGATTTTCTTGCGGATCTGCTCGGCGTAGCTCTTGCTCACCAGCCGATCGATCGGGTTCTTGATGAATGCCGGGTCGCCGAGATAGGTGTTGCGGTCCATGTAGGCATGGCGCATCGCCTCGGTCATGGTGTGAATGGCCGCCGCCGAGTTGAAGCCCATGCTTTTCAGGTCGTAGCCTTCCACCACGTTGAGGATTTCGCACAGCGTCACGCCGCCGGAGCTGGGAGGCGGCGCCGACACGAACTTGTAGCCGCGATAGCTGCAGGTGATCGGCGGGGTTTCGGTGACCTTGTAGTTGGCGAAGTCGGCCGCCGTCAGAATGCCGCCGCCCTGTTTGGCCGCCGCCTCCACCGCCTGCGGGATCTTGCCTTTGTAGAAAGCGTCGGTTCCCCCTTTGGCGATGGCTTCCAGCGTGTTGGCCAGATCGGTTTGCACCAGCTTATCCCCTGGCTGCAGCGGGCTGCCGTCCGGGCGCAGGAAGATTTTGGCCGACTCGGGATCCTGTTTGAAGCGCGCGATGGTGGTGTCGAGGATATCGGTGTCGGCGCGGGTCAGCACAAAACCTTCCCGCGCCAGCTTGATCGCCGGTGCCAGCACCTGTTCGCGGCTCAGTTTGCCGTACTTCTCGCGCGCGGTTTCCATCCCCAGCACGGTGCCCGGCACGCCCGCCGCCAGATAGCCGTACAGGCTGGCGTCTTTCTTCACCTTGCCGTCGGCATCCAGATACATGTTGGCGCTGGCCGCGGCCGGCGCGGTTTCGCGGAAGTTGATGAAGGTGTCGGTGCCGTCCGCCAGGTGGACGGTCATAAAGCCGCCGCCACCGATGTTGCCGCAGCAGGGGTTAACCACCGCCTGCGCATAGCCGACCGCCACGGCGGCGTCGATGGCGTTGCCGCCCATTTTCAGGATATCCACACCGACCTGCGAGGCCAGGTGCTGCGAGGTGACCACCATGCCGTTTTTGGCTTCCACCGCCGGGTTAGACGCCGCATACAGGCTGCCGCTGACCAGCAGCGCCGCCATGGTCAGGGGTTTGCTCCATTTCTGTAAAAACATAGTTATTCCTACCCTGTCAGTTTTTTATTGTGTTGTGTTTGCTTGCCGTTACTCGCTTGCAAAGCGCGAGCCAGCGTTATTGATAGTAGCCGCAGATGGGCGCACGCGCGGCGATCGGGATAGGAAATGTGAGCGGAAACAGGGAAATAAAGCACAGAAGGTGGGCATGTTGCCCCAAAAAGGGGCACAAAAAAACCGGCCCGTGGGCCGGTTGATTCACTATCAGGCTGAAATTACAGCTTGGCAGCGTTTTCAGACAGGTATTTTGCTACGCCGTCTGGGGAAGCGCCCATACCTGCTTTGCCTTTTTCCCACTGAGCCGGGCACACTTCACCGTGCTCTTCGTGGAATTGCAGTGCGTCAACGGTACGGATCATTTCGTCGATGTTACGGCCGATTGGCAGGTCGTTAACAACCTGAGCACGCACGATGCCGTCTTTGTCGATCAGGAAGGAGCCGCGCAGCGCAACGCCGGCTTCCGGGTGTTCGATGCCGTAAGCTTTCTGAATTTCACGCTTGATGTCAGCAACCATTGCGTATTTCACTTCACCGATGCCGCCTTTGTCGACAGGGGTTTTACGCCATGCGTTGTGAACGAATTCTGAGTCGAAGGAAACGCCAACCACTTCAACGCCACGCTTCTGGAACTCTTCATAGCGGTGATCGAAAGCGATCAGCTCGGAAGGGCATACGAAGGTGAAGTCCATTGGCCAGAAGAACAGGACGGCTGGTTTGCCGTTCAGGTGCTTCTTCAGGTTGAAGTTTTCAACGATTTCGCCGCTACCCAGTACGGCAGCTGCAGTGAAGTCAGGGGCTTGACGAGTTACCAGGACCATAATTACTCCTGTAATAGGTGTTAAAGGGTGGATGTAAAAACAAGGGCCAGTATAGGGGCCGTGACTTGGTGAATAAAGGGTAAAAGACCAATCGATGAGATAGCTTTCACCTATCAAAGTCGTTGATATAATTTATCGAGCTTTAAAAATAACCTTTTCCCACAAAAGGGCAAGCGGCAAAACGTAAATTCTTGCAAGGCGCTGCAATTTCAAACGCTTGGGCTTGACCTCAGAGCCTTTTATCCTTCGCCTGCCGCATCATTTGCGGGTAAAACTGCCAGAACTGTGTTTCAAGCTGATGATAATGTTGCTCGACGTCGGCGAACGAGCCGGCCAGCGCCTCAAGGCGCGGGCGGCGGCTGGCCATGCCCTGCAGCACTCGGGCGATGAACGGCAATTCGGCGTAGCGTTCCAGCCAGCGCTCCGGCCACAGATAGCCATTCAGGTTCTGAAAACGCGGCGGCGTGAGCGGCAGGTAAGGTTCGATCTGGCTGCGGGCTTCCTGGGTGAACTGGTGCAGATCGCGCGAGGGCTCCAGCTGCTGCCAGTGGCGCGCCAAAAAATGGTCCCACACCACGTCGAGGGTGATCGGCGCCACGCGGCGGTAAGGGGCGCTGAAATAGTCGCGGCAGGCTTTGACCTGCGGCAGGCTGTCGGTCAACACGTCGACGCGGCGATGCATCATGATGCCGGCCACCACGTCGGGCTGGTAGTCGGCGGCGGGGTTGCCGCGCACGAAATCGGCCAGCAGGTTGCCCAGCAGCGAGCTGTCCGCCAGCATGGCCAGATGGAGATGAGCGAGAAAATTCATCCCTCAACTATACCCGAAGTCAGGCAAATCCTCCTTATTTCTTGCCGCTGACCGCCCCCGGCTTTAGACTAGGCCGCCTGTTTTTTACCAACCAGCCTTAAATTGAAGAAGTGAATACCCATGCGCGTCGCTGATTTTTCGTTTGAACTTCCCGAATCCCTGATTGCCCACTATCCCCAGGCCGAGCGCAGCGCATGCCGCCTGCTGCAGCTGGACGGGCCGAGCGGGGCGCTGACGCACGGCGTATTCACCGATCTGCTGGACAAGCTGGAGGCCGGCGATCTGCTGGTGTTCAACAATACCCGCGTGATCCCGGCGCGCATGTTCGGCCGCAAGGTCAGCGGCGGCAAGATTGAAGTGCTGGTGGAGCGCGTGCTGGACGACCATCGCGTGCTGGCGCACGTGCGCGCGTCGAAAGCGCCGAAGCCGGGCGCCGAGCTGCTGCTGGGGGATGACGAGAGCATCGCCGCCACCATGGTGGCGCGCCATGAGACGCTGTTCGAGCTGCGTTTCAACGACGAGCGCGACGTATTCACCATTCTCAACGCGGCCGGCCATATGCCGCTGCCGCCGTATATCGCTCGCCCGGATGAAGACGCCGACCGCGAGCTGTATCAGACGGTCTACAGCGAGAAGCCGGGCGCGGTCGCCGCGCCGACCGCCGGCCTGCATTTCGACGAACCGCTGCTGGCGGCGCTGCGCGCCAAGGGCGTGGAAATGGCGTTCGTGACGCTGCACGTCGGCGCCGGCACCTTCCAGCCGGTGCGCGTGGAAACCATCGAAGATCACGTGATGCACGCCGAATACGCCGAAGTGCCGCAGGAGGTGGTCGATGCGGTGCTGGCCTGCAAAGCGCGCGGCAAGCGCGTGGTGGCGGTGGGCACCACCTCGGTGCGCTCGCTGGAGAGCGCCGCGGCGGCCAGCAAAGAGGCGCTGATTGCGCCGTTCTTCGGCGACACCAGCATCTTTATCTATCCGGGTTACCACTACCAGGTGATCGACGCGCTGGTGACCAATTTCCACCTGCCTGAGTCGACCCTGATCATGCTGGTGTCGGCCTTCGCCGGCTATAAAAATACCATGAACGCCTATCAGCAGGCGGTAGCCGAGCAGTATCGCTTTTTCAGCTACGGCGATGCGATGTTCATCAGCCGTAACCCGCAGGCGGAAAACGAATCCGTCGGCGGCTAAATTCCCGGGCTGCGCGCATGGCGCGGCCCCGTTTCAACGACATCAGACTGTTTCTCTGATGCTGGAGGCTTTGTGAAGTACGAATTACAAACTACCGATGGCCGCGCGCGTCGCGGCCGCCTGATCTTCGACCGCGGCGTAGTGGAAACCCCGGCCTTTATGCCGGTCGGCACCTACGGTACGGTCAAGGGCATGACGCCGGAAGAAGTGAAAGAGACCGGCGCGCAGATCCTGCTGGGC is part of the Serratia surfactantfaciens genome and encodes:
- the ggt gene encoding gamma-glutamyltransferase, which codes for MFLQKWSKPLTMAALLVSGSLYAASNPAVEAKNGMVVTSQHLASQVGVDILKMGGNAIDAAVAVGYAQAVVNPCCGNIGGGGFMTVHLADGTDTFINFRETAPAAASANMYLDADGKVKKDASLYGYLAAGVPGTVLGMETAREKYGKLSREQVLAPAIKLAREGFVLTRADTDILDTTIARFKQDPESAKIFLRPDGSPLQPGDKLVQTDLANTLEAIAKGGTDAFYKGKIPQAVEAAAKQGGGILTAADFANYKVTETPPITCSYRGYKFVSAPPPSSGGVTLCEILNVVEGYDLKSMGFNSAAAIHTMTEAMRHAYMDRNTYLGDPAFIKNPIDRLVSKSYAEQIRKKIVADKATPSENVQPGMEPHEKPETTHYSIVDHDGNAVSTTYTVNGRFGAVVIAPGTGFFLNDEMDDFTVKVGEKNLYGLVQGTANSIAPGKRPLSSMSPTLVTKDNKIFMVLGSPGGSRIITITLQTALNVIDHGMAPQEAVDAPRIHHQWLPDEVYYEQRGVSADTLKLLSGMGYKMVEQTPWGAAELILVGLPGAAGVTPANSGNDSAVSGKVREGYLYGANDVRRPAGSAVGY
- a CDS encoding peroxiredoxin C is translated as MVLVTRQAPDFTAAAVLGSGEIVENFNLKKHLNGKPAVLFFWPMDFTFVCPSELIAFDHRYEEFQKRGVEVVGVSFDSEFVHNAWRKTPVDKGGIGEVKYAMVADIKREIQKAYGIEHPEAGVALRGSFLIDKDGIVRAQVVNDLPIGRNIDEMIRTVDALQFHEEHGEVCPAQWEKGKAGMGASPDGVAKYLSENAAKL
- the queA gene encoding tRNA preQ1(34) S-adenosylmethionine ribosyltransferase-isomerase QueA, with protein sequence MRVADFSFELPESLIAHYPQAERSACRLLQLDGPSGALTHGVFTDLLDKLEAGDLLVFNNTRVIPARMFGRKVSGGKIEVLVERVLDDHRVLAHVRASKAPKPGAELLLGDDESIAATMVARHETLFELRFNDERDVFTILNAAGHMPLPPYIARPDEDADRELYQTVYSEKPGAVAAPTAGLHFDEPLLAALRAKGVEMAFVTLHVGAGTFQPVRVETIEDHVMHAEYAEVPQEVVDAVLACKARGKRVVAVGTTSVRSLESAAAASKEALIAPFFGDTSIFIYPGYHYQVIDALVTNFHLPESTLIMLVSAFAGYKNTMNAYQQAVAEQYRFFSYGDAMFISRNPQAENESVGG
- a CDS encoding ACP phosphodiesterase, with the translated sequence MNFLAHLHLAMLADSSLLGNLLADFVRGNPAADYQPDVVAGIMMHRRVDVLTDSLPQVKACRDYFSAPYRRVAPITLDVVWDHFLARHWQQLEPSRDLHQFTQEARSQIEPYLPLTPPRFQNLNGYLWPERWLERYAELPFIARVLQGMASRRPRLEALAGSFADVEQHYHQLETQFWQFYPQMMRQAKDKRL